One window of the Erythrolamprus reginae isolate rEryReg1 unplaced genomic scaffold, rEryReg1.hap1 H_27, whole genome shotgun sequence genome contains the following:
- the PRRT3 gene encoding proline-rich transmembrane protein 3, protein MAALGLFLVWSLLLPALLLALYLPALENSTWHLKSVAKSLRLEVPSKEPPRRALPVIPRSDSSGHEFSSGDGELKNENRQDAGPTGHSRATKPKRRSKLLAKGAPTGSSGRLAPHLNEESLVQATEGLLGVQGEVEDTGGMIWEQSPKRRKKKLPLPSSGLSKRNMSTTVVASLPTPPGLEASESLLPQEGSLPSLHQAGSKHGLPGTTLRPTVSTIPLATFPVLKWEAVEDGEPKTGAWKGWLENNVPEQELLGRNLTTAKYLASYKSRQVYSGLLGQEELSTSPLRPVVGDARNLSGQDGDGPPGTSPSQEAIVTPLIGKGHRQSPASVHPPVSDDHFPVPFTPSLSGVTSQEPNPHVRSTHWNLIIDTTQQPGRWDTAGMETTIVQGSSATPGTTEMLDIAEPQRVRGAVNAKVSQTNFGSSTPGQSPSKLLDDARIKHSHPAWKHPSGQSSTVVSTTSARLPATPRRGLIQVTTQRVVQHPQLPKPDPSLPAMLPASSPPCPRLGSTCHQLLPNKTFLRWGELEQTLSFAWALHVYGAGVLFLLLSLLSLACLGVSLFLHRSQLPYVLAASGLLLVFGVLRATFFLADPYGSLGRLPARAMRLLYTAPFPLLLSTFTVLLLCLVHQARMQILPPRWQSLPFWAAVSSLHSIVLLGADLLSPPMHSAVSVGLHTLSCTAGLCLLPATVFVYWLLRHNQGTEGTLEPSIWREAWVLLASSGLVLPCCVLQFYGVLWLSGALGQPDVFTWGWWFVQFWFRIGELALSFILVSLAWQALCQHHDTTKHSCWAKLLSYFCAYRKAEVPEYPNNCYDWPGGVLEKIPSHNLNNNLIRNSSAGGLLWALKDNNDLRSGPGHGASPSPRHRGYSPKCPNVAAAAAMGRSYTSICFERESVLSLADLEFRPPSPINLSRSIDEALFREHLVRDSIFLRSSLRFPARQDSCASLRGDCSTLSHAAQPLLAQPRRSSDPDCLYSLARTTSVGDLISRDQASEPATDTSLGSFSRTSFSRASLKISWNPWRHEVSSPESLPSEELPNQHLQAQAEDLPLAPPSSAPNSEREARKSFLALSKQVDSRSLSSDTIEL, encoded by the exons ATGGCCGCCTTGGGGTTGTTCCTCGTCTGGAGCCTGCTGTTACCTGCCTTACTCCTGGCTTTGTACCTCCCGGCTCTGGAGAACTCTACCTGGCACTTGAAGTCTGTCGCAAAGTCACTTCGGTTGGAAGTCCCCTCCAAAGAGCCCCCTCGGAGGGCCCTGCCAGTCATTCCCCGCTCGGATTCCTCCGGCCACGAGTTCTCTAGCGGAGACGGGGAGTTGAAGAATGAGAACAGGCAAGATGCCGGTCCAACTGGCCACTCTCGAGCTACAAAACCCAAGAGGAGGTCCAAGCTCCTTGCAAAGGGGGCACCAACTGGTTCTTCTGGACGGTTAGCTCCCCACTTGAACGAGGAGAGTCTCGTACAGGCAACCGAAGGCTTGCTTGGTGTTCAGGGAGAGGTTGAGGATACTGGCGGCATGATTTGGGAACAGAGCCCAAAACGGAGGAAGAAAAAGCTTCCTCTTCCTTCGTCGGGCCTATCGAAGAGAAACATGTCCACCACTGTGGTGGCCTCTCTTCCCACTCCACCGGGACTAGAGGCCTCAGAATCACTTCTCCCCCAGGAAGGATCCTTGCCCAGCCTCCACCAAGCAGGGTCCAAGCATGGCCTCCCAGGAACGACCTTAAGGCCCACAGTGTCCACCATTCCTTTGGCAACGTTCCCTGTTCTCAAATGGGAGGCAGTGGAAGATGGCGAACCTAAGACTGGTGCTTGGAAAGGATGGTTGGAAAACAATGTGCCGGAGCAGGAACTTCTGGGCCGGAATCTAACCACAGCCAAGTATTTGGCTTCATACAAGAGTAGACAGGTCTACAGTGGCCTCCTTGGGCAGGAAGAGCTTTCTACGTCTCCTCTGAGGCCTGTGGTTGGAGATGCCCGGAATCTCTCTGGGCAAGATGGGGATGGACCACCAGGGACTTCCCCTTCTCAGGAAGCAATAGTTACCCCACTGATTGGGAAGGGGCACAGGCAAAGCCCAGCAAGCGTCCACCCACCTGTTTCGGATGACCACTTCCCTGTCCCGTTCACCCCTTCGCTATCGGGGGTGACCTCCCAAGAACCAAATCCTCATGTAAGAAGCACACATTGGAATCTGATCATTGATACCACCCAGCAGCCGGGACGATGGGACACGGCTGGGATGGAAACCACCATCGTTCAGGGCAGCTCTGCTACCCCAG ggACTACAGAAATGCTGGATATTGCAGAACCCCAGCGAGTCAGGGGAGCTGTGAATGCCAAAGTTTCTCAGACAAATTTTGGCTCCTCTACCCCTGGACAGAGCCCCTCTAAATTGCTGGATGATGCAAGAATCAAGCATTCAC ATCCAGCTTGGAAGCACCCTTCTGGGCAAAGTAGCACCGTGGTCTCCACTACATCTGCTCGTCTTCCAGCTACCCCTCGCCGTGGGTTAATCCAAGTCACCACGCAAAGAGTTGTGCAGCATCCTCAGTTGCCCAAGCCGGATCCAAGCCTGCCTGCTATGCTCCCTGCTTCCAGTCCACCTTGCCCTCGTCTTGGAAGCACCTGCCACCAGCTCTTGCCCAACAAGACCTTTCTGCGCTGGGGGGAACTTGAGCAGACGCTGAGTTTTGCCTGGGCCCTGCATGTCTACGGCGCTGGAGTGCTTTTTCTGCTGCTAAGCCTGTTGAGCTTGGCATGCCTGGGGGTGTCCCTTTTTTTGCACAGGTCGCAGCTCCCCTATGTCCTGGCCGCCAGTGGTCTGCTCCTGGTGTTTGGGGTACTGCGTGCTACGTTCTTCCTGGCCGACCCATATGGCTCTCTGGGCCGGCTGCCTGCCCGTGCTATGCGACTGCTGTACACTGCCCCTTTCCCTCTGCTGCTGAGCACCTTCACGGTACTTCTGCTGTGCCTGGTTCATCAGGCTCGGATGCAGATCTTGCCCCCAAGATGGCAGAGCTTGCCATTTTGGGCTGCGGTGAGCTCCCTACACAGCATCGTTCTCTTGGGGGCTGACTTGTTGTCCCCTCCAATGCACTCGGCTGTGTCGGTGGGACTCCACACCCTTTCCTGTACTGCCGGTCTCTGCCTCCTGCCAGCCACCGTGTTCGTGTACTGGCTGCTGCGGCACAACCAGGGAACGGAGGGCACTCTGGAGCCAAGCATATGGCGGGAAGCCTGGGTGTTGTTGGCAAGCAGTGGGTTGGTCCTGCCGTGCTGTGTCCTGCAGTTCTATGGGGTACTGTGGCTCTCGGGAGCATTGGGACAGCCAGATGTTTTCACCTGGGGCTGGTGGTTTGTGCAGTTCTGGTTCCGGATTGGCGAACTGGCCCTCTCCTTTATCCTGGTCTCGCTAGCTTGGCAGGCACTTTGCCAGCACCACGACACCACCAAGCATTCTTGCTGGGCCAAGCTCCTGAGCTACTTCTGCGCCTACCGCAAGGCTGAGGTGCCGGAGTACCCCAACAATTGCTACGACTGGCCTGGCGGGGTCCTGGAGAAGATACCCAGTCACAACCTCAATAATAACTTGATCCGGAACTCCTCCGCCGGTGGGCTACTCTGGGCTCTCAAGGACAACAACGATCTGCGATCAGGACCTGGCCACGGTGCTAGCCCCTCTCCGAGGCACAGGGGCTACAGCCCCAAGTGCCCCAACGTGGCTGCGGCAGCAGCGATGGGCCGCTCTTACACCAGCATCTGTTTCGAGCGGGAGTCAGTCCTCTCGTTGGCAGACCTGGAGTTTCGCCCGCCCTCGCCCATCAACCTGAGCCGCAGCATCGATGAAGCGCTCTTCCGCGAGCACTTGGTACGCGATTCCATCTTCCTCCGCTCTAGCCTGCGTTTCCCGGCACGTCAGGACTCCTGTGCTTCTCTGCGTGGCGACTGCTCCACACTGTCCCATGCAGCCCAGCCCCTGCTTGCCCAACCCCGTCGGAGCAGTGATCCTGATTGCCTGTACAGCTTAGCGCGGACCACCTCAGTGGGAGATCTCATCAGCCGAGACCAGGCCAGCGAGCCCGCCACGGACACATCACTGGGCAGCTTCTCGCGTACCTCCTTCTCCCGGGCgtccctgaaaatcagctggaaccCCTGGCGCCATGAGGTGTCCTCTCCTGAAAGCCTGCCCTCAGAGGAGCTACCCAATCAACATCTCCAGGCACAGGCAGAGGATCTTCCACTGGCGCCACCCAGCAGCGCGCCAAACTCCGAACGTGAGGCCCGCAAGAGCTTTCTGGCACTCAGCAAACAAGTGGATTCCCGTAGCCTCTCAAGTGACACTATTGAATTGTAA